One Micropterus dolomieu isolate WLL.071019.BEF.003 ecotype Adirondacks unplaced genomic scaffold, ASM2129224v1 contig_3496, whole genome shotgun sequence genomic window, AATTCAAAGACTAACCGTGTTGGAAACAGagacctggttaaataaaggatGGAGGTTTAGGGGGCGTGTACCTCCGTGAGGTCCACGTGTCCGTACGGAGGTTTCCGGTGTCGGTACATCCAGACGGCGGTGAGCAGAACGACGGACAGCATGGTGACGGGCAGCAGGCAGTAAACCATCACCTTTAACACGCCGACGCCGTGGGGCGGGGCTTtgatcactgacacacacaaacaaacatttatttatttacattcaaatgcacaaataaatgATTAGAAAAGATACGGAGGAAAGACGTGACACAAACTCACGCGGCCCGGTGGCGTCAGGCAGGTGTGTGAACCTCTCGTTGCAGAAGTTTCCTtcgcagcagcagaagaagaccTGAGGACTCTCCTCTGTGGCCACGCACTCCTGCctgagagacggagagaggaCCCGGTCAGGCAGACAGACtaagttttttaaatgttttgcgTAATCGAGACAATAACTTGTGAGAAAAAGGAAATgagtgtgtaaatatatataaataatttgatAATGGATGAAAAAAATGAGATTTATTGATGAGGTAGCAGCTTCTGCCGAGGAGATATTCAGCGTCTGAGCGAGATAAGAGAGACGGGGAGCTTTCTGACGTCTCGTTCATCAAGCAGCAGCTGGAGCTCGTCCAGCGTCGGTCCAGAGCCGCCCGCCTCCCTCCGCTACACCTTCAGgcgcagcagcaggaggaggatccTCCATCACCGCTCGCTCCCTCCcgctcctcctctcctccttcccatcatcctctcctcctgtccGTCCTTCCAGGAACAGAACAAAGGGAGCGCTCGCTAATCCTGGTGACGACAGAGCAAAGCCTTCTGGGATACCAGGGCCGAGCCTGTCCTCACATGAACCCACACTTTCCCCTCATCTCTCTGTGAGGAGGACGAGGACCAGGAGGTTCAAAGCCGGGCTGATACTAGTACTGATACTGCTGATACTAGTACTGATACTAGTACTACTGCTGATACTAGTGCTgatactactactgatactagtactgata contains:
- the LOC123964594 gene encoding activin receptor type-2B-like, yielding QECVATEESPQVFFCCCEGNFCNERFTHLPDATGPLIKAPPHGVGVLKVMVYCLLPVTMLSVVLLTAVWMYRHRKPPYGHVDLTEVHAP